A genome region from Prionailurus bengalensis isolate Pbe53 chromosome B4, Fcat_Pben_1.1_paternal_pri, whole genome shotgun sequence includes the following:
- the MUCL1 gene encoding mucin-like protein 1 isoform X1 codes for MWNAEGSVLPSPELHAFLSVLPANQLTSMKKLLALLVLVAISTFLVSGQTTGAASDSSTAAATTAAATTAAATTAAATTAAATTAAPATTAAATTAAPATTAAATTAAPTTPPKSPLEVIKDFWNLLL; via the exons ATGTGGAATGCTGAAGGCAGCGTCCTACCTTCTCCTGAGCTCCACGCTTTCTTATCTGTGCTCCCTGCTAATCAACTCACCAGCATGAAGAAGCTCTTGGCGTTGCTGGTACTGGTGGCCATTTCCACCTTCCTGGTTTCAGGCC aGACAACTGGCGCTGCAAGTGATAGCTCTACTG CTGCTGCCACCACAGCTGCTGCCACCACAGCTGCCGCCACCACTGCCGCTGCCACCACTGCCGCTGCCACCACTGCTGCTCCTGCCACCACTGCCGCTGCCACCACTGCTGCTCCTGCCACCACTGCCGCTGCCACCACTGCAGCTCCTACTACCCCTCCAAAGA GCCCTCTGGAAGTTATTAAGGATTTTTGGAACCTACTATTGTGA
- the MUCL1 gene encoding mucin-like protein 1 isoform X4, with the protein MWNAEGSVLPSPELHAFLSVLPANQLTSMKKLLALLVLVAISTFLVSGQTTGAASDSSTAAATTAAATTAAATTAAPATTAAATTAAPATTAAATTAAPTTPPKSPLEVIKDFWNLLL; encoded by the exons ATGTGGAATGCTGAAGGCAGCGTCCTACCTTCTCCTGAGCTCCACGCTTTCTTATCTGTGCTCCCTGCTAATCAACTCACCAGCATGAAGAAGCTCTTGGCGTTGCTGGTACTGGTGGCCATTTCCACCTTCCTGGTTTCAGGCC aGACAACTGGCGCTGCAAGTGATAGCTCTACTG CTGCCGCCACCACTGCCGCTGCCACCACTGCCGCTGCCACCACTGCTGCTCCTGCCACCACTGCCGCTGCCACCACTGCTGCTCCTGCCACCACTGCCGCTGCCACCACTGCAGCTCCTACTACCCCTCCAAAGA GCCCTCTGGAAGTTATTAAGGATTTTTGGAACCTACTATTGTGA
- the MUCL1 gene encoding mucin-like protein 1 isoform X3 encodes MWNAEGSVLPSPELHAFLSVLPANQLTSMKKLLALLVLVAISTFLVSGQTTGAASDSSTAAATTAAATTAAATTAAATTAAPATTAAATTAAPATTAAATTAAPTTPPKSPLEVIKDFWNLLL; translated from the exons ATGTGGAATGCTGAAGGCAGCGTCCTACCTTCTCCTGAGCTCCACGCTTTCTTATCTGTGCTCCCTGCTAATCAACTCACCAGCATGAAGAAGCTCTTGGCGTTGCTGGTACTGGTGGCCATTTCCACCTTCCTGGTTTCAGGCC aGACAACTGGCGCTGCAAGTGATAGCTCTACTG CTGCTGCCACCACAGCTGCCGCCACCACTGCCGCTGCCACCACTGCCGCTGCCACCACTGCTGCTCCTGCCACCACTGCCGCTGCCACCACTGCTGCTCCTGCCACCACTGCCGCTGCCACCACTGCAGCTCCTACTACCCCTCCAAAGA GCCCTCTGGAAGTTATTAAGGATTTTTGGAACCTACTATTGTGA